GATGAACAGCTTTTTTATTATCAGCGTATGCAATTCTTACGCTATATCCCTCACTTTCGGGAAGAGGTGACCGCTAATCGAGCCCTTTTGAATGTAACAGATACCTTAATGAAAGTCATGGATGGGGGCTTCCTAAAATTAGAAAGTCCTTATGGTTCGTCCTTTGTGACGATTCTTCCAATTGCCAAGACACCAATCATTTTTAATGGTTTTCACTTGGGAGAGTTTACCCAGAGATTCGATTTTCCTGTAGAACTTCGAATCAAAGCGGAGTTCATGGATAAAGGGACTTTAAGAGGTCGAATGGAGCGTTCTAACAATCGCTTTCGCAATATCATGAATGAAGCAGAAAGTACGGATACTGCCCAACAGGACGACATCATCTTAGGAGCGATGTCCTTGAAAGACTTAATGAAAAAAGTTGGATCTAAACGTGAAGAAATTATTGAATATGGCGCTTATTTAATCGTTTCCGGTTCTAGTCTGGAACAATTGCGCCGCCGTAAACAAACTGTACTCTCCTATTTTGATGAAATGCACGTCGAAGTCAGCGAAGCTAGTTTTGATACTCCTTATCTCTTTCAGTCTTTGCTTTACGGCAATCCTCTGGAGAGCAAAACTAAAACTTGGTCTCATTTTGTGACACCAAGGGGAATGGCGGAACTCATGCCCTTTACCAATACTAAGGCTGGCAATCATATCGGCTGGCATATTGGCCGAGTAGATAATTACATTGGCCAATGGGAGAGCTTGGAAAAAGCTCAACAGTCTTCAAAAAATATGGTGTTGTTTAATGCAACGGTTGGGAATAAAGAAAATATTGCCGGCAAACAAACGAAGAATCCGCATATCCTGATTACGGGTGCAACCGGTGAGGGGAAATCTTTTCTAGCTGAGCTAATCTTTATCCTGACTTCCTTACAAAATGTTAAGGCGCTGTATGTTGACCCTAAACGGTCAATCAGAAAACATTTTGAAGCCATTGTCAATCATTCAAATTTTGAAATGAACTATCCACTTTTGGCAAAACATATCAAGAGTATGAACTTTGTGACTTTGGATAGTAAGAATAAGGCTAATCACGGAGCGCTTGATCCAATTATCATGTTAGATAAGGACGATGCTATCTCTGTAGCCAAGAATATGTTGAATTACTTGTTAAATTCTAATAAGCATATTCAGGTCACTATGAACCAGGTCACAGCTATTTCAGACGCCATCAATACGATTGCAGAGCGTCGACAGAGCGGGGAACAAGTCGGCTTGAAACATGTCTTGGAGCTGTTGCTGCATGATAAAAAGGAAGAAATCCAGTCTGTTGGTCGCTATTTGAATAGTGTCGTAAAAGGATCTATTTTGGAGTTAGCTTTCTCTTACGGAGATGTAGAGGGACTTTCTTATGATAAACGGGTTACTGTCTTAGAAGTTGCAGATTTGGCTTTGCCTGATGACAAAAAGCAAAATCAAGATACCACTCGTGAAGACAAAGAAATCAATTCTACAGTGCTCATGTTTGCTTTAGGAGCTTTCTGTTCTCGCTTTGGTGAACTCAATCGCCATGAAGATACGATTGAATTCTTTGATGAAGCATGGGTCTTGATGAAGTCTCCAGAGGGTCGGGCAATTATCCAATCCATGCGCCGAGTTGGCCGCTTCTACAACAATATTCTTTGTTTAATTACTCAATCTGTTCATGATGCAGAGAGCGACGACGATACAACTGGGTTTGGGACAGTCTTTGCATTCAAGGAGAAAAACGAACTGCCAGATATTCTGGAACATATGGATTTGGAAACGAGCAAGGACAATCTGGAATGGCTGAACAATATGATTTCTGGCCAATGTCTCTACCGAGATGTCTATAACAATCTCAATATGATTACCATTACCAATATCTTTGAAGGAATTGATCCACTCTTAAAACCGATGGAAGATACTGTTTCATCAGAATTAGAAAACAAATACGCTACTTAGGGGGTGATAATGTGCAAGAAGCGTTTGAAAAACTCAAAGGAATAGATATCTTTTCATTGAAATCTTATTTAGAAAAAACTGAATCTATTGAAACTTCTACAATAGCAATGTTAAATGAGATTTTTGTTAACTTTCCCTTCTTTCTCTTGAATCTAGTTGTAGGATTCTTTTCTCTTATGATTCGTATTCTTGAAAAGATAGACCTATATGGTTCTTATAAGCAGTATGTGTATAATGGTTCTAAAGCTATCTGGCAGTCCTTTACAGGGGCAGCTTCCGGGGTAGCTCAGGGCTCACTGGTTTTTCTGCTCTTGTTAGTTTTAGGATTATACCTATTCTTTTGCTTTGTATTGTCTAACGGTTCTTTCTCTCGAAAGCTTCTGCATGTATTGGCTATTGTAGGTTTAGGTTTTGCTTGGTTTGGCACAGTTTCAGGCACTTCTGGGGGCCTTTATATTCTGGATACGATTGATAGTGTAGCTGATACAGCAACCGAGCAGATTGCTAATATTTCTGTTCCTTATGGGGATAATCAGAATTTGAAGATTGGGGAATCCATGGCGGACAGTTATATAGCAGAAACCAGCTATAAAGCTTATCTCTTTGTCAATACAGGTCAGGAGAATGGCAAATACAAGAATAGGCAGACAAACAAAGAAGAACCATTTGACGATTCCAAAGTTTTAGGAAGTCTGGATAACGATAGGAAGTTTAAGGCTGTTTCTAGTAAAGATAGAACTGATTATATTGATGACATGGGGAATAAAGCCAATGATGATGCAGAAAAAAACCGTTGGGTTTCTGCAGTGTTTGATTACATGTTTATTAAATTGTTTTATGTACTCTTTAAAACTGTAGAAGCCATTGTCATTGCCATTCCTATTGTTTTGGTTCAGCTGTTAAACCTTATTGCTCAAGGATTGGTTCTGATTATGATTCTTCTCTTCCCGGTGGCTTTGTTGGTCTCGTTCATTCCTAGAATGCAAGATACTCTCTTTGGAGTCTTTAAAATTATGTTTGGTGGTCTGGCCTTTCCAGCTATTACCAGTCTTCTGATTCTCTCTATCTTCTATCTTGAAAAGATGACTGAAGGCTTACTCTTAAAGGGATTCACTGGTGCGATTGGAAGTTATAGTTCACTCTCAACTTTTGAGGGCTTGTTTCGTCTCATGGTGGGAGTTGTGGGAAAGGCTGCGGTTTATTTCCTTATTTGGAAGTACAAAGGAGAGTTAATAGAGCTATTGTTAGGTTCTCGTTCAAAGGTTATTGTAACTCAGGTAGATGATAAGATGAGACAGGCTGCAGTAAATGGAAAAGAAAAACTGTCAAAAGCATCTATCAGTGCTTTTGAAGGTGCTCAAAAATCAACTGCTTATCTTTTAGCTGGAGCTGGTTTGGGAGCTGGTATAGTAGCTACTTCTGGAAAACAGATAAAAGACTGGTTTTCAGGTACTCGTCCTTCTGAATCTGAAAAACCTGTAGAAAATTCTGATGTTTCTAAAGAAGATGAAACAAGAACTGATCCACTTGCAACTGAAGCGAGTCCATTTTCTTATGAAGGAACTGATTATGAGCAAGCCAAAGCTGCTGACATGTCATTTTCTGCAGAAAGCAGAACGATTCAGGAAACTGAAGAATTTGAAAAGCTGCGAGAAAACCGATTATCTCGCTCAGAGAAGTGCAAAGTCGAAAAGTTGGAGAAAGAATTAGAAAGTTATCAAGAGCCTGAAGCTATGTATCAGGCACAAGGTTCTAATGCTTTTATTCGTGGTTATCACAAAACTATGTCAAAAGATGATATTTTGAAAGAGAATATCCGTAGGAAAAACGACATCATCAATGAATTAAATAAGTTGAGAGGAGAGGGATAGGATGAAAAAAATCGTTGGTTTTGGTTTAGTCTTGTCCTTCTTCTCTCCTTTGTTACTAGTCTTAGTTATCGTTGGAGCCATGGCGGGGAATTCTGGTTCAAATACCACGACAGAGGTTGATGGTGTGACCTATGTAGAGCATTGGTCGAATGGGGATGCCTATACTCATAATCTGTTGGCTCAACGTTATGGGATAAAAGCTGAGCAGCTGGACAGTTTTCTGGATTCAACAGGTATTCATTATGATAAATCCAGAATCAACGGAAAAAAACTCTTAGAATGGCAGGCTGCTTCTGGCTTAGATGTTCGAGCGATTGTTGCAATTGCTCAGCTGG
This window of the Streptococcus sanguinis genome carries:
- a CDS encoding ATP-binding protein; this encodes MATKLAYPIIRTQDNLAMKQDKSVMAFYRVPNTPITITDKSKKWEHKTAVAQMLRKLAKNKAFEISLIPKDFLLAEKMKDFSATLSPDCQELGEQLLSDTVNQLTNEMEIPYQYDWLIGINLPKNSQQLNMQSLALERFTELSEFAAKGLGYELEIPENWFEEYQLSESTVYQILSGFQAKRLTDEQLFYYQRMQFLRYIPHFREEVTANRALLNVTDTLMKVMDGGFLKLESPYGSSFVTILPIAKTPIIFNGFHLGEFTQRFDFPVELRIKAEFMDKGTLRGRMERSNNRFRNIMNEAESTDTAQQDDIILGAMSLKDLMKKVGSKREEIIEYGAYLIVSGSSLEQLRRRKQTVLSYFDEMHVEVSEASFDTPYLFQSLLYGNPLESKTKTWSHFVTPRGMAELMPFTNTKAGNHIGWHIGRVDNYIGQWESLEKAQQSSKNMVLFNATVGNKENIAGKQTKNPHILITGATGEGKSFLAELIFILTSLQNVKALYVDPKRSIRKHFEAIVNHSNFEMNYPLLAKHIKSMNFVTLDSKNKANHGALDPIIMLDKDDAISVAKNMLNYLLNSNKHIQVTMNQVTAISDAINTIAERRQSGEQVGLKHVLELLLHDKKEEIQSVGRYLNSVVKGSILELAFSYGDVEGLSYDKRVTVLEVADLALPDDKKQNQDTTREDKEINSTVLMFALGAFCSRFGELNRHEDTIEFFDEAWVLMKSPEGRAIIQSMRRVGRFYNNILCLITQSVHDAESDDDTTGFGTVFAFKEKNELPDILEHMDLETSKDNLEWLNNMISGQCLYRDVYNNLNMITITNIFEGIDPLLKPMEDTVSSELENKYAT
- a CDS encoding conjugal transfer protein, which encodes MQEAFEKLKGIDIFSLKSYLEKTESIETSTIAMLNEIFVNFPFFLLNLVVGFFSLMIRILEKIDLYGSYKQYVYNGSKAIWQSFTGAASGVAQGSLVFLLLLVLGLYLFFCFVLSNGSFSRKLLHVLAIVGLGFAWFGTVSGTSGGLYILDTIDSVADTATEQIANISVPYGDNQNLKIGESMADSYIAETSYKAYLFVNTGQENGKYKNRQTNKEEPFDDSKVLGSLDNDRKFKAVSSKDRTDYIDDMGNKANDDAEKNRWVSAVFDYMFIKLFYVLFKTVEAIVIAIPIVLVQLLNLIAQGLVLIMILLFPVALLVSFIPRMQDTLFGVFKIMFGGLAFPAITSLLILSIFYLEKMTEGLLLKGFTGAIGSYSSLSTFEGLFRLMVGVVGKAAVYFLIWKYKGELIELLLGSRSKVIVTQVDDKMRQAAVNGKEKLSKASISAFEGAQKSTAYLLAGAGLGAGIVATSGKQIKDWFSGTRPSESEKPVENSDVSKEDETRTDPLATEASPFSYEGTDYEQAKAADMSFSAESRTIQETEEFEKLRENRLSRSEKCKVEKLEKELESYQEPEAMYQAQGSNAFIRGYHKTMSKDDILKENIRRKNDIINELNKLRGEG